Proteins from one Penicillium digitatum chromosome 2, complete sequence genomic window:
- a CDS encoding Mitochondrial carrier protein, producing the protein MSTGPKDHAYDLNKSSYSTPQSALMSETAQPGLSPVGATKPKISNMTAAMDKTESGDKKIQKRSLDYVIRSGIAGGLAGCAAKTVVAPLDRVKILFQASNPQFAKYTGSWTGLAAAIRDIKRTEGFQGLYKGHSVTLLRIFPYAAIKFLAYEQIRAVLIPSSEHETPFRRLVSGSLAGVTSVCFTYPLELMRVRMAFETRQSHRLGLVDVWRQIYNERVQLPSTHSAAAAESSSVAVAESASSAVSKVLPRTGIANFYRGFSPTILGMLPYAGMSFLTHDTVGDLFRHPSVARYTLRRTTELENPADRPKRPQLNTTSELLSGAVAGLVSQTSSYPVEVLRRRMQVGGAVGDGRRLGIAETARTIWLERGFRGFWVGLTIGYVKVVPMVAVSFYVYERAKGSLGIS; encoded by the exons ATGTCGACTGGTCCCAAGGACCATGCCTATGACCTCAACAAATCCTCATACTCCACTCCGCAGTCCGCTCTGATGAGCGAGACCGCACAGCCGGGATTGTCGCCTGTCGGCGCTACGAAACCAAAAATATCAAATATGACCGCCGCCATGGACAAAACAGAGAGTGGCGATAAAAAGATTCAAAAGCGTAGCTTGGATTATGTGATAAGGAGTGGAATTGCGGGAGGACTGGCTGGGTGTGCG GCCAAGACTGTGGTAGCGCCCCTCGATCGCGTGAAGATCCTCTTCCAGGCGTCAAATCCTCAATTCGCCAAATACACGGGCAGCTGGACTGGCCTGGCAGCAGCGATTCGAGATATCAAGCGTACTGAAGGTTTCCAAGGCCTGTACAAGGGCCACTCCGTAACCCTCCTTCGAATTTTCCCATACGCCGCTATAAAGTTCCTTGCATACGAGCAGATTCGCGCAGTTCTCATTCCTTCCAGCGAACATGAAACCCCGTTCCGCCGCTTGGTCTCCGGCAGTTTAGCCGGTGTTACCTCTGTATGTTTCACATATCCATTGGAGTTAATGCGCGTGCGCATGGCGTTCGAAACCCGACAATCGCACCGCTTAGGCTTAGTGGACGTGTGGCGGCAAATCTACAACGAGCGTGTTCAACTCCCATCAACCCACTCTGCCGCGGCAGCCGAGTCTTCTTCCGTTGCTGTTGCCGAAAGTGCTTCATCTGCCGTTTCGAAAGTTCTACCGCGCACCGGAATTGCCAATTTCTACCGTGGCTTCTCCCCGACTATCCTCGGAATGCTTCCGTACGCCGGGATGTCTTTCCTCACCCATGACACAGTGGGTGATTTGTTCCGCCACCCAAGTGTGGCGCGCTATACTCTCAGACGAACAACGGAGTTGGAAAATCCCGCGGATCGACCCAAAAGACCACAGCTAAATACCACATCCGAGCTTTTATCCGGTGCTGTGGCCGGTCTAGTTTCGCAGACTTCATCATATCCAGTGGAGGTCCTACGTCGGCGCATGCAAGTTGGTGGTGCAGTCGGTGACGGACGCCGACTTGGAATCGCCGAAACGGCGCGCACAATCTGGCTTGAGAGAGGGTTCAGAGGCTTCTGGGTTGGACTGACCATTGGATACGTCAAGGTCGTTCCCATGGTTGCAGTGAGCTTCTACGTTTATGAGCGAGCCAAGGGATCACTTGGTATCAGTTAG